One Loxodonta africana isolate mLoxAfr1 chromosome 6, mLoxAfr1.hap2, whole genome shotgun sequence DNA window includes the following coding sequences:
- the ERMN gene encoding ermin: MTDIPVTYSGAECNGDTPPENGQQPITKITDETTNTSGTLPYYRVDPSLEDVPIKENQEKSEKSQGNMLLNWSMDEKFLKEKPEENLFIVHKAITDLSLQETSADEPAFRGGHRWEKIPLSSNNQEVIRQRDRICEKPLEEEDGDRKNKAHQATAIEWLGFQKPSQVDVLHSKDDEEQEGWDEEINNDDDDDCNDDEDEVRVIEFKKKSEEGSQLREEGNVSEDSPLSSPSSQPVTPDEHPTLGKKNDISRNAYSRYNTISYRKIRKGNTKQRIDEFESMMHL; this comes from the exons ATGACAGACATTCCAGTGACATACAGTGGGGCTGAGTGTAATGGGGACACCCCACCTGAAAATGGGCAACAGCCAATCACTAAAATCACGGATGAAACTACTAATACCAGTGGCACCCTGCCGTACTACAGGGTAGACCCTAGTCTTGAAGATGTACCcataaaagaaaatcaggagaaaaGTGAAAAATCGCAAGGGAACATGCTACTCAACTGGTCCATGGATGAGAAGTTCCTAAAAG AAAAACCAGAAGAGAACCTCTTTATTGTTCATAAGGCTATCACAGATCTTTCCCTCCAAGAAACAAGTGCTGATGAACCGGCATTCAGAGGAG GGCATCGGTGGGAGAAGATTCCTCTGAGCAGCAACAACCAAGAAGTAATTAGACAGAGGGACAGGATTTGTGAAAAACCTCTAGAAGAAGAAGATGGGGATAGGAAGAACAAAGCCCATCAGGCAACTGCGATCGAATGGTTGGGATTTCAgaaacctagccaagttgacgtgTTGCATTCTAAAGATGATGAGGAGCAAGAGGGTTGGGATGAAGAAATTAATAATGACGATGATGATGATTgcaatgatgatgaagatgaagtTCGAGTGatagaatttaagaaaaaaagtgaagaagGCTCTCAATTAAGAGAGGAAGGCAATGTAAGCGAGGACTCCCCTCTAAGCAGCCCCAGTTCCCAACCCGTGACACCAGATGAGCATCCAACCTTAGGGAAGAAGAATGACATCTCCAGAAATGCTTATTCAAGATATAATACAATATCCTACCGGAAAATCAGGAAGGGGAACACCAAGCAAAGAATTGATGAATTCGAGTCCATGATGCATTTATAA